A stretch of Deltaproteobacteria bacterium DNA encodes these proteins:
- a CDS encoding CBS domain-containing protein — MPIKDVCKDTVVCASPSTTVADAARLMRDKHVGELVIVKSKDRKALGILTDRDIVTKVVAGNMEPDAIKIEDIMAKNPTVAKEQEGLFEVARKLERSGIRRIPVTDTQGRLTGIVSIDDLYELFAAELQTLAKVASREVSNERLTSALVSQ; from the coding sequence ATGCCGATTAAAGATGTGTGTAAAGATACAGTGGTATGCGCTTCACCGAGCACAACTGTGGCAGATGCTGCACGACTCATGCGTGACAAACATGTGGGTGAACTGGTCATAGTAAAATCCAAGGACCGCAAGGCCCTAGGTATCTTAACTGACCGCGACATTGTCACCAAAGTAGTGGCTGGAAACATGGAGCCAGACGCGATTAAAATAGAGGACATCATGGCGAAAAACCCGACCGTAGCCAAGGAACAGGAGGGCCTATTTGAGGTCGCTCGGAAACTAGAGCGTTCCGGTATCCGCCGTATCCCAGTCACCGACACTCAAGGCCGCTTAACCGGCATAGTGTCGATAGACGACCTCTATGAGCTCTTTGCCGCTGAGCTTCAAACCTTAGCCAAGGTGGCAAGTCGCGAAGTCTCAAACGAGCGACTAACATCAGCCTTAGTGTCACAGTAG
- a CDS encoding Hsp20/alpha crystallin family protein has protein sequence MGLSALANTRSIFMLTDLVPSGLRTLAPWRRRDDWVDLQRSMNRMMRDLLEEEEFPLPTLGVTGTAAAFAPRMELQELEDKIVLSAELPGLSEKDVEVSLDKDYLTIKGEKREEKETKAAGRSFSERRYGAFERSVRLPTSVDKEKVSAKFDRGILTVEVPRTPESKREIKKIPIKH, from the coding sequence ATGGGGTTGAGCGCACTTGCCAACACAAGGAGTATATTTATGTTGACTGATCTTGTACCAAGTGGACTGAGAACATTGGCTCCGTGGCGTCGTCGGGATGATTGGGTCGATCTCCAGAGATCCATGAATAGGATGATGCGCGACCTTCTTGAGGAGGAGGAATTCCCGCTACCTACTTTAGGTGTCACGGGCACTGCGGCGGCGTTTGCGCCGCGGATGGAGCTTCAGGAGCTCGAGGATAAAATCGTCCTATCTGCCGAGCTACCCGGTCTGAGTGAGAAGGATGTGGAGGTCTCTCTCGACAAGGATTACTTGACCATTAAAGGTGAGAAAAGGGAGGAAAAGGAAACCAAGGCAGCAGGACGGAGCTTTAGTGAGCGACGTTACGGAGCTTTTGAACGCTCGGTGCGGTTGCCGACATCGGTCGATAAAGAGAAGGTTTCGGCGAAATTTGATCGTGGTATTTTGACAGTCGAAGTGCCTCGGACTCCAGAGTCTAAAAGAGAGATAAAGAAAATACCAATTAAACACTAA
- a CDS encoding HPF/RaiA family ribosome-associated protein, which yields MQSPLQVDFHGLDPSPAVSYRIERGISHLEKLFPRIIDARVVVEKSHRHQRKGMPYRVRIELNVPGERLVVGREPGLDPAHADVYVAIRDAFAAMERILQDYSRKMRGKVKAHASPVAVGEIARLFPYEGYGFLLTDDQREVYFDANAVLNGNFDHLEVGVRVKFCEELGEKGPQASTVYA from the coding sequence ATGCAAAGCCCACTGCAAGTCGACTTCCATGGATTAGACCCATCGCCGGCCGTCAGCTACCGTATTGAACGTGGAATCAGTCATCTCGAGAAGCTTTTTCCGCGTATCATCGATGCGCGCGTTGTTGTTGAGAAATCGCATCGCCACCAACGCAAGGGCATGCCGTACCGGGTGCGCATTGAATTGAACGTCCCGGGCGAACGCCTTGTAGTTGGCCGGGAGCCCGGACTGGATCCCGCCCATGCGGACGTTTACGTGGCAATCAGGGACGCTTTTGCCGCCATGGAACGGATCCTTCAAGATTATAGCCGCAAGATGCGCGGTAAAGTTAAGGCGCATGCCAGCCCTGTTGCAGTCGGCGAAATTGCACGATTATTCCCCTACGAGGGATACGGATTTTTGCTGACAGATGATCAGCGTGAGGTATATTTCGATGCTAATGCTGTATTAAATGGCAATTTCGACCACCTTGAAGTTGGGGTCCGCGTTAAGTTTTGCGAAGAGTTAGGCGAGAAGGGACCTCAAGCTAGCACTGTTTATGCCTAG